CGGAGAAGATGCCCTCAAGAAGGCGACGAAGATTAGTTCAATCCATCTCAAGGTCAGTCAGAACCTGGTGAAGACCAAGCAAAGGTTGAACGTGATGAGAGAGCTCGGGATCGAGATATCAAACGAGCTCGACGAGGTCGTAGAAAAGGCAGAGAAGGATCTTCTTCTGGGGGACTACGTGAACTCCAGTGAGGAACTCATGATAGCGAGGGTCCTGATAGGAACCATCGAAAGGAAGCACCATGACATCCTCCCCGAGATCGAGAGGCATCTGGAAACCGCCTGAAATCCGTCTTCTGTGTACGCCAACTCTTAAATAATAGCTCTTTCTTAAGTACGCATACTCGCAGCCAGAGGGTGACTGATGGTAACTGATAGTGACAAAGAGGATAGCGAATTCAAGTACATCGTTCGAATCATGAACACCGATCTCCCAGGAGAGAAGCCCGTGGTCGTGGCTCTTCCGGGGGTCAAGGGAGTGGGGGTCAGAACGGCGGAGATACTCGTGGATCAATTGAAGCTGGACAGGAGGGCTCGGATCGGTGATTTGCCCGATGACAAGATTGAGGAGATCGAGAAGATACTGAAGGAATTGCCCGATGTAGTTCCTCCCTGGCTCCTGAACAGAAGGAAGGATCTTGAGACTGGAGAGGATCACCACATAATCGGACCAGAACTCGGCATCAGTCTGAGGGACGACATCAATATGATGAGGAAGATCCGCTGTTACAGGGGAATCCGGCATGAGACGGGTCAGAAAGTCAGGGGGCAGAGGACCCGCTCCAACGGCAGGTCAGGTCTCACGGTCGGCGTGAT
This genomic stretch from Candidatus Thermoplasmatota archaeon harbors:
- a CDS encoding 30S ribosomal protein S13: MVTDSDKEDSEFKYIVRIMNTDLPGEKPVVVALPGVKGVGVRTAEILVDQLKLDRRARIGDLPDDKIEEIEKILKELPDVVPPWLLNRRKDLETGEDHHIIGPELGISLRDDINMMRKIRCYRGIRHETGQKVRGQRTRSNGRSGLTVGVMKKAARLAMRQKKKE